The following DNA comes from Cucumis sativus cultivar 9930 chromosome 7, Cucumber_9930_V3, whole genome shotgun sequence.
atgattaaaaagatctgataataatatacaaaCACAAGGGATTGCAACCAAGTGATTGGTCCTCTCTTTATGATGTAGTGTAACGTTCTCGTCTAAGAAGCACGAACACGAACACGGACACGGGACACGAATACGATAGGACACAGCAATACGCCAATTTCTAAAGTAATAGGACACAGACACGTTGGGGATacgttatttttttaaagtattttttttgtataatatataaatttgatacaaaatactaaacgtttttcatttcctcaacaaaaaaaaaaaaaaatactaaatgttaacaaaacataaaaggtCAAATTAACATTTAACCATCGTAGGTTGTAatagtacaaaaaaaattaggtatATTCAACATGGAAAGTGATTATCcatacaaaagaataaaatattaaagactaATAAAAAACTATCCTTTCAAATCTCAATAACATCTTCATCCTTATCAACACCATCCTCTTTAGTAATTTCAGCCTCCAACTCTGGAACATCAAAGATAAATTAGCTACTTCAAGCATGCCTACATTTTCAAGTGAATCAAAAGCATCCCCGCAATATCCCATGCCTtggtttttccttttgaatatTCTGGAGTTTTTCTAGACAAAAGACGAAGGTTGCTGTGGATAAATACCAAATCCTCTGCACGTTGAGGCGTCATTTTGTTCCTCTTGATGGagttaataaaagaatatgtgCTCCAATTTCTTTCACAACATGAAGAGGATGATGGTTGTCCTAAAACTTTGAAGGCAATCTTCTGAAGCATTGGTGCATAAGTCCCATGAGTTGCCCACCAACTTATAGAATCTATTGTGTATCTCTCGCATATGgaatcataatcatcaaaatCTCCTGTTTTTGTAGAAAATTGAGCAAATTCTACATTCACTTTTGCACGATCCTCCGAGCTACTAAAATACCTCTTCATACACTTCATTCTCTCTCTAGTTAGTTCGACATCTTGATGTGGAGCAACTCGATTAGGATCTTCTGTAAGCCATTCTTCACTATagtatttatataaaagttttaagaaaatgttaaactcgaaaaaattaactaagaaTCAACTTAGAATGTActatactaaaattaattaaatacctTGGCTTCAAAGAATGTGCTAAACAGTGAAGTGGAGTACTATTCTTGTTCCAACGATCAATGAGAATGTTATACACCACGTCATAGAAAGAAGAGAATTCAGTTGGTCGCAACCCTTCGTGTTTATATATGGACATCTTCACCTTTTCAATCATTGTATCCCACATGTCATACACCAAATGTAAACAAGGTGTATCTGTATCACAATCTCTTAGCATGTCATATATGGGTGAAGTGAATGAcaaaatataactaattttgTCCCACCAAATGCCATCGAGCACCAACTCCTTTACATGTCTTGCCTTGACCACATCATCTTCTCTGTAACTTTCCcatttatcattgataacCATAGCTTGTAAGCCGTCTTTAATAAGCTTAAACCTTTTGAGCATAATAATAACCGATGGAAAACAAGTTTCAGCTATTGAAAGTAATTTAAGAGGCACAAATTCATTAAACATGGCAAGTCTCATGGAATGgttcattataaaaaatttcactaCCACGACGTCCCCAACAATATCAAAAATCCAGCTGCACTCTCCATaaacaatttgattattttcaacATTCTTGGAAGCACAAATGTTTTTCAAGGCAAGATTTAGAGTATGAACCACGCATGATGTCCATATAATCGTCGGAAATTGTGCTTCAATAAGTTGTCCTAGCCCTTTGCAATTGGGAGCATTATCAGTTATCACTTGAACAACATTCTCATGACCGACTTCATTAATCACTTCCTTCATCAAATTTGCAATGAAGTACTTATCCTTAATCTCACCTGAGCAATTGACCGATTTTAGAAACATTGACTTACCATTAGAAATGACCATGAAGTTTATCAATGACCTTCTTTGTGAGTCACTCCAACCATCACTTACAATGGTCACTCACTTTTTTCGCCATTCACCTTTAATAGGCATAAGTAGTCCTTCAATATTAGTTTTCTCCCTTTGCAGTAGACTAGTCCTCAACATATTATATCTTGGAGGCTTGTATATGGACAACGGATTGTTTGCAGCATAAGTAAAGGCACCGATAAAATGGGGGTTCCTTGCCAAATGAAATGGCAAGCCCGcataataaaacatttgagCAATAAGTGCATCCAATTGGTCCCGTGATGTCTTGTTGAATGATTTTTCTAGTGCACTTGTATTGcccttccttttcttattCTCAATCTCAAATCTATTTGAATTGGTCACATCCACTCCCCCAGTTGATATGGATGAAGATGTCATTGGCAACGGAACATTTTTTGGagcttttctttccatttgaGTTTTTGCCTCATCCTCTAACCTTTGCATATCTGCTATGTCTTTAGGAGTAACCTTTAGACATGACCCAATTCCTTGACCAACTATCTTCAGCAAGTGAGCTCTCACTCTTGTATATGAGCTCTTCTTTATAACGTGACAAAAATTGCATTGCCATGAAAAATTTCCACCTCCGTCACTTAACTTCTTAATCTTAATCACATATTGCCATAGGGATTTAGAATCATCTTCAACAGTGCTACTGTTAGTTTCCATGGAACTCGTTACTCCtaacatttaaagaaaaaacaaatgcattttgaagtttgctaatggtgtatatataaaactttggttgatattttaaaaagattaaaactttgaaaaggATTAAagctttgaaaaatattaaaacttttgaaaaatattaaaactttcaaaaatattaaaactttcaaaaatattaaaactttgaaaaagattaaactttcaaaaagattaaaactttcaaaaagattaaaactttcaaaaagattaaaactttagaagaaaacaaattaaaactaataaaatataactaaaaaaacatacttGATAGTTGGTCGTGGTTTGGTGTATTAGTTTTGAGTTGCCGGCAAGCAGTAGCGGTGACCAATTGcaagaatagaaaaaatatcCAGCAAACAATAGCGGTGAGAGGGACTCTTTGGTCGTTGAAGTTGGATAAAAGTACAAcacagaagaaaaaattaagatgAAAGCGGGAGATGAAGAGTCAAATATTCAAGAGGGAAAGCCGAGAGACGTGCACTCCACgtaagagaggaagaaaactgaagaaaatttgatttactGTGTCTAAtaaaatctttatattttatttattagaattagtttagtttagtggGCTTTGAGTTGGGcttaagttaattattatttattagaattAGCTTAGTTTAGTGGGTTGGGCTTTGGGcttcccaaaaagaaaaatggagtgTCCAGACATGTCTGAacaatttagaagaaaaaaaggacaCGGATTTTGGCGTGACGGACACGTGTCCGCAACATGTCCGGACGAATCCGTGTCCTCCAAGTGTCCGACACCAATGCAAGCTCTAATATGAAGTGTTCGTGCTTCTTAGGTTCTCATTGATTATTTTCTTGGAATAAAAATGATACTACATTTATTGTTTACCACACTCCTTGAATTCAAGGCAGTTAACAATACTACATTTTTTAtgtcatattctttttttcatatatggAAACAAGTTTCGTTGATGtatgaaattaacaaaaaggACCAAAGGCCTAGCCAAAGGAGTTACATAGAAGATCTCCAATTGGAAGAAAGGGTGTATGAATTAAAAGAACATTTACACCAACTCACACCATGAAAGATAATGAGTttaaaaaaagcaataaaaagaGCTTCCCTAACAAGAGATACTCAAAAGAGCTTCCCTAACAAGAGATACTCAAGAACACAAAAACAATTCAAGaacaatcaaatatgaaaaatatattaaaatgtacTATAATCTCATAAGAACAAGTAACAATGTAACCCCAAGCCTTTTGAGAGGGCTAGACTTTCCCAAATTCCCTCACAAGGAAATCTCACTACAAAATTCTTCACCCCTTTCCCTCAACCCAAgtcctctatttataaataaaaatcccTAACCAACTTACAATCTAATTACTAATATGTCCCTTCTCCTAATCCTACTAATACTCTATTAATAATCCCATATAACTAGGAGCCTTACAGGACTGTAGTAAAGAATGGCTTACAAATTCCTCTAATCAAATGACTCCACATCAAGATGTCAAACTAACTCAAGAGAGAATGaagtgttttaaaaactatttaagtGATCTTGCAGTCCTCCCGATTGTGCAAAAGTGAACATAGAGCTTATAACTTTACTATCAAATCTGCAGGTTTTGCCAAGTATGATTATAACTCAGATATGTTAGCAATCCTACAAGCTGGTGGGCGGTGTTACCAATCCTATAAGTTGTCGAAAAACTCATGGTGTTTATGCGTAAATGCTATGCTTCAACCAATTGCTAAGTACTAAGGAAGCCGTTTTCCTCTTCATGTTGTGAGAGAATTGGAGCACATACTCTTTAGTGATTCTCTCAAGAAGAACAAAATGACACCCCCAATCAGCAGAGGATTTGGTATACATCAACTGTAAACGACGTCTTTTGACAAGAAAAGCTTTAGAATATTCAAAAGAAGAGGCTAAGTTATGTGACATTGCTAGAGATATCTTTGATTCTATTGAAGATGTCAGAAAGCTTGAAGTGGATAATTTGTCGTTGATGAAAGCGAGTGATGTTTTGGAAGATGATGGTGGTTAAAGTGATAAAGACGATAATATTATGATAGAATACTTGACCATTCGCCTCAAATCTAGTTTCCTTAgccaaaaaaatgaatttaaaaacaaaacaaacaaacaacacaaaacaattaaatatatatttcctaCTTCTACTAAAACCCTAGAGAAAAAGGATGTGCAGTCCGTAAAAAGAGAACAgataattataactttttaaggCACTTTTGCTAAACAATAACCTAGCCTAATTGGATCAGAATCAGAAACCTCATTAGAGGAAAATAACCAGATGATGGAACCGAGGGAGCCCCAAggtattttagtattttacaTTACCCTAAGTTTATTTCCTTTCAGTATTAGGACTTGCTAGAGCCTACAAagttgtcttcttttttaactttcattgtgagtaaaaataataaaagagacaCTCTATCATGATTTTTTCTCCCTGTTCTAGGGTTTTCCACATAAACCATGTGTTCtcttttcaatcttttaatATGGTACCAGAGCGTTGTGATGAAATCCTAGCCACCATTCAtgaaaaaaaaccaaccaatgCAAGATAACTTTAATTCTACACCAGTCTTGCTTTAGCCACAGTTGCTGCTGCCAGCACCAATTTTTTTCACTACCGTCACTGCCACTGTTGTCCAAGCCATTGTTGATTGTTATCTTCAGTCCTCTCATATCCATCCAATTCTAGCACCCCCACAACCCTTTGATGAAAATCTTGGCCGAAACATAAACCATAAAACCGAGCTTAGTGAGTAGTCCGCCTACCACAAAGGTAATTTCCCTGTCGCGGCAACAAGCTTCTCGTAACAACAGGGTCTTCCTCATCATTCGTCGCCTAGTTATGAACATCAAGGTTAGATTGGTTTATCCCCGATAATGGTACAATAACAGTTAGCTTATCTTCAGACAAGTTTTCAACAACAAATCGCTGCTCTTGGGGCAGCCTTAGGTGCTTCCACAAACCCAAATTCCAGTACTGACATTCCTTCCATTTTACCAATGTATCCAAAGAATTCAACAACCTTTTCCCTACTTTAACTACTGCAAACTATTTCTCTGACTCTGTGGGAAACTCCATAGGGTTAATTGtaagagaaaagttgaatggTTAGAATTTCTCCTGCTTGGTCCATTAAAATGGTCATTGAGGGGCGTCACATGTTTGGGTATCTAACTAGTGAGATTAGACCTAGACCAAAGGATCCTCAGGAGAGCATTTGGAAGGAGAAGACTCCCTGCTTCGTTCATTGTTGATTAGTAGTATGGAACCTTAGATAGGAAAACTGTTGTTTTATGTTGCTACTACTCGACATATCTGAGATGCAATTCAgaaattatattctaaaagaTGCGTCTCATTTGTACACTCTGCGTAAATAGGCTCATGAGTGCAAACACGGACGATGGATGTCACTTCATACTTCAACAAATTGTCTCTAATCTGGTTGGAGAAGGATCTGTGTCGTGAAATTCTTGGGATTGTCTCTGTGGAGGTCTCCAGTATTCCAAGATTGAGGAAGTCAATCGCATTTATGATTTCCTAGCTAGTTTAACTCCAAGTCCGATATAGTTTGAGGTTGTATATTGGGACTGAGGCCTATTATTAGAAGTGTATTCTGAGGTACATCTAGAGGAGACAAAGTCAGTGCTATGAACATCATGATTGTATCTGCTACTGATTATGCTGCTTTTAGTGCAAAATTATCTAAAACCACATATGAAAAATCAGAAAAATCAAGGGATTATGATATCTCTCTTGACATGCCAATTGCATTGAGAAAGGGCACCGGTTCCTACACCAAGTATCCCATGTATCGCTTTCTGTTTTACAGTAATCTGTCATCTAAGTTCAAGGTGTTCACTGTTAGCCTTGATACAGCAATCATCCCGAAAAACATACATATGGCTATGGAAATTCTTGAGTGGAAGATTGATGTCATGGAAGAAATGGgagctcttgaaaagaataatacatGAGATTTTGTGCTCTTCCTAAAGGGCATAAACAGTTGGGTGCAAGTGGGTGTTCACTCTAAAGCATAAATTAGATGGAACTCTAGAAAGGTACAATGCTAGACTTGTAGCGAAAGGGTTTACTCAAACTTATGGGATAGATTATTCTTAGACTTTATTCCCTATAGCAATGTAAATACGATCTGAGTCATTCTTTTTGTTGCAGTTAACAAAGACTGACCTCTCCATCAGCTTGAtgtgaaaaatgtatttttgaaaGGTGAATTAGAAGAAGTTTATATGAGCCCACCCCCAGGTTTTGAAGCTCAATTCGATCATTAAGTATGTAAACTTAGGTAGTCTTTAAATGGTTTGAAACAGTCCTCGAGAACGTGGTTCAACAAGTTTACTA
Coding sequences within:
- the LOC116405209 gene encoding uncharacterized protein LOC116405209, giving the protein MVISNGKSMFLKSVNCSGEIKDKYFIANLMKEVINEVGHENVVQVITDNAPNCKGLGQLIEAQFPTIIWTSCVVHTLNLALKNICASKNVENNQIVYGECSWIFDIVGDVVVVKFFIMNHSMRLAMFNEFVPLKLLSIAETCFPSVIIMLKRFKLIKDGLQAMVINDKWESYREDDVVKARHVKELVLDGIWWDKISYILSFTSPIYDMLRDCDTDTPCLHLVYDMWDTMIEKVKMSIYKHEGLRPTEFSSFYDVVYNILIDRWNKNSTPLHCLAHSLKPSEEWLTEDPNRVAPHQDVELTRERMKCMKRYFSSSEDRAKVNVEFAQFSTKTGDFDDYDSICERYTIDSISWWATHGTYAPMLQKIAFKVLGQPSSSSCCERNWSTYSFINSIKRNKMTPQRAEDLVFIHSNLRLLSRKTPEYSKGKTKAWDIAGMLLIHLKM